GATGCCAGAGCTGCTGGTGTTTCCCGCCCAGACAGATCTGCATGAGCACCCACTGTACCGGGCCGGACACCTCATTCTGCAGGACAGGGTAGGCAAGAGGAATAGAAAAGGGAAGAATGTGTAGGCACGGGAAGGGCCTAGCCTGGGGTCTCTGTTTACCCGGCCTCTGTGCTCTGCCCGCCAGGCCAGCTGTCTCCCAGCCATGCTGCTGGACCCCCCGCCAGGCTCCCATGTCATCGATGCCTGTGCCGCCCCAGGCAATAAGACGAGTCACTTGGCTGCTCTTCTGAAGAACCAAGGGTGAGTGCcacaggcaggagcaggaggaggacaTGGGGTTTGATTCTGTGCCTTTCAGTGGGTAATGAAGGCTGAAAGGATGACTTTCGCTTAACTCTTTCCTGCTGCATCAAAGCAGTTAACGGTATTTGCCCCAAGCTAAGCTTCCCCCACCGCAGGTGTGAGATGTGGATCTCTTAGCCCTTGGGACAGAGGCCCCAGGCCAGTTACCTCTGACTCTGGGCCCTTTAAACGTAGGCCGTTCCAATATTGTGTGTCCTGGCTTAACCTGCATGTTCTGGTTGTCTGTGTCAGCTGTGACAGGCCCTTAGCTGCTCCATGCGTGCTCAGCTCACCCCTGCTCTGCCCTCTGCCTTAGGAAGATCTTTGCCTTTGACCTGGATGCCAAGCGGCTAGCGTCCATGGCCACGCTGCTGGCCCGGGCTGGCGTCTCTTGCTGTGAGCTGGCTGAGGAGGACTTCCTGGCGGTCTCCCCCTCAGACCCGCGCTACCATGAGGTCCACTACATCCTGCTGGATCCTTCCTGCAGTGGCTCGGGTGAGATGGCGAGAAAGCGTGGCCGAGGAACTCGCAGGTCCACAGCAGCTTAGACCTGGAGTCATTTGTTTTGGTCTTAGAATCTGACACTTTAATGGGCTTGGGCCCCTGGGACAAAAGTTCTCTGTGAAGCTGTGTAACTGAGACACGCTTTTCCTTAGGTATGCCGAGCAGACAGCTGGAGGAGCCTGGGGCAGGCACACCTAGCCCGGCGCGTCTGCATGCCCTGGCAGGGTTCCAGCAGCGAGCCCTGTGCCACGCGCTCACTTTCCCTTCCCTGCAGCGGCTCGTCTACTCCACGTGCTCCCTCTGCCGGGAGGAGAATGAAGATGTGGTGCGAGATGCGCTGCAGCAGAACCCCGGCGCCTTCAGGTACAGGGCGTGTGCCAGGGTTGTGGGTGGAGGGGACGGGGTGAGCTGCTCTCTTACCCAGCATTGGGGCTGTTTCTCTTGCAGGCTAGCTCCCGCCCTGCCTGCCTGGCCCCACCGAGGCCTGAGCACGTTCCCGGGTGCCGAGCACTGCCTCCGGGCTTCTCCCGAGACCACGCTCAGCGGTGGCTTCTTCGTTGCTGTAATTGAACGGGTCGAGGTGCCGAGGTAAGTGGGGGTGTGCTTGGGAGGCGCAGGATGGCACCAGCACATCTAACATCTACACTTCTCTAGCTCAGCCTCACAGGCCAAAGCATCAGCACCAGAATGcacacccagcccagccccaaagagaaagaagagacagcAAAAAGCCGCAGCTGGTGCTTGCACACCGCCTTGCACATAGCAGAGGCTCTGGGCTGACTCCTTCCTGGTGGGAAAGGAAGACACCCGTCCTTTCCGTGGAGGACCCTGGGCCCTCACCGCAGGCAGCAGTTTGGGTTTTGAAAGGTTATTGGGTCCCTTCCTCGGGCTATGTTCTTGCTGGTAAGCAAAGTGTTGCCTGCAGAAATAAAATGCAGAACATATTCTATGATAGATCAcagttttttattcttaatgtCACAAGCAGGAGAAAAATCTCACATTCATACTAAAAATTCCAACTAGACTCAACAGGAATGAAGTCTCTATTTGTAATGGAAAGTCCCAGCCTCCCGCTGCCGTCCAGTGCGTATACTGTACACatccacactcacactcactcagGGTTCCCGGACTGGCTGTCCTGCCTGCGGAACTGAGGTAAACTAGCTCAGGTACTGACACTAGGAGGGTCTACCTTACGTAAGGTACAGGTAGAAGCTTGATTGCTAGGCCTAGGCCcaggcccacccccaccccgaccCTCCAATCCTAACAGGTATTTAGGCTTGAGGTTCACTCCTTCCTCAGCTGCACACGCAGCCGGGTATTAACGAGGATCAGAGCTGTTCTGAGGGGTGGGAAGGAGCAGCCCCGCCACCAAACACCCTCAGTCACATCGGGGAGGGGGCACTGGTTACATTTACAtcacattatttataaaataagaattacatTTCATATAACGTGGCCAGAAGGAGCTCTAGTCCCCCAGGAAAGCTGCCGGGGACAGCATTTGAGCCTCCTCTTTGTACAGGCATAACTTAACTATACCACTAATTCCTAGTTAATAGCATTTATACTTAACCATCTCAATGAACCAAGCTTGAAGGAATTTAAAAGGCAATTTagcttaaatacaaaaataaatttttgttaaaaaacgtttaaatatttttttcttttaatttagacACACGCATTCATACTTCTCCCAAAGAGGTTGGGCGTGGCAGCAAGGCGCTTGGGCCTGGGGTATGTGGTTTCAGAAGGACAGAAGGAAAGGATGGGCTGCAGAGGGCCCTGTTTGGgaaaaataggattttaaaaatatggttcaTTAATTTAGATTTTCTAACATCTACTCTGGGTGATGTAGCCTCCAGTGAGGTCAGTTAAGTGGGACAGAAACAGCAGAGGGAAGAGGTCTTTGCTTCCCCCGGGACCCATTCTCCCGGGCTGCCAGCCCTTGAAGTCAGAACACCATTGGAAAATTCAGGAGTCGGTACTTGTAGCCGTCAAGTGGTgctactttccacattcaattagcGAGGCCCCAGAAAACTTGAAACAGGAAGTCCGGCACTACCAACATGCCGCCACTCATACAACTCAATTCTTCCTCCAAACTCGATTCAAAGAGCAACACACAGAGCGTCAGACAAAGGAACACAGGACAAGGCTTGAAACATACAATCCTGGAGAGGCAGACGAGGGCCCAATGGGGCCAAAGGATAGCTGGGCGAGGAGGCAGCTGAAGCAGCGGTGGGCATCCTGCCTGCTCCAAGAGCTTCTCCCTCCTGGAGCGAGGTATCTCACCCCTGGCTCTGCCAGGCTAACAGTCTTGAGCCACCAAGCTTTGAGGGGCCAAACTGGCAGAGGATTGGAGATGAAACATTGATTCAGACTTGGCAAGAAGAAAACAGCAGGAGCAGCACCCACTGGGGTCTCCAAGGCAAAGCTAGATTCAAGGgcatttaaaaaggaaggaatccTGCAAGGAACCGGTGAGGGACACAGcagcaagaaatggggaaacagaGTCCCCAGAAGGGACCAGAGGAGAGAACCACCTCTCACAGCTAAGCCAAGCAAGATAAAGCTTTAGGGATAACCCATTTCCCAAATCCCATCAGGTGCACACCAGCGATCCAGGCGGGCTGGACCCTGCACCCTCCAGCGACAACGGCTCTCGGGGAAAGGCGGAAGGGGCGCCTGCCTAAGGGTGTGCTAAGCGGGAGTCAGGGCAGCGGACACTATGTACAGGTGTTTCCTTAGTTCTCCAGCCTCCCCAGTGGAACTGTTCAAGTAGAGGTCCCGGGCTTTGGCCCTCCGCATCCTGCTTCCCCATCCCTGAGGCTTGTGCTTCCTCCAGGAGAAGGGAAAGGGCCCCAGGGCTGCCACTACCCCCTGGCGGCTGAAGCCAGAGATCCGGGGTAGGTTTGCTTTACGCAACTGGAAGGGTCCAAGGCTCTTCCTAGCAGGTGTCAAGGTCCAGATTTAGGGAAGGGGTGGAGCAGGGACAGGGGACAAAGGCTATTTTTTGCGGGTGTGCTGCCTTCGGGCCTGCAGTCGCTGTCGAGCCCCTGGGGTCTTGGATCCCGCACCAATGGAAAATGAAGGGGCCGCCGATCCTGGAAAGATTCAACAAGACCTCATCAGGGCAGCTGCTACCTGAGACTGGCTCTGGGTGCCCGAATCTCTGGAAGGCCAGGCCAGTAACAAAACACAGGGTGCCTCAATAGGGCTTTCCCCGCTGCGTCAGAAACACTGTACGGGAGGAGCCTCCTGAAATGCAAACTCCCATAGTCTCAGAGCGAGGCCCACTAATCCATTTTTACCTGGCTTCCCATGGGAGGCAAACTTCCACCCTGGGCAGCTCCTCTCTGATCTCTGCCATCCACCTCCCATCCCTGGGCTGTGCTGGACTCCTAACCCGAAATGTCTTTCCTGTGCTGAACCTGATCTTCACGGGGCCTCAGAGGGCCAGGAGCCTGCCACCCTGCCCAACCCCACCTCAGACAGACGAGCAGGGCCACAGGGCGGCTTGCCGCTTACCGAACGGTCCAACGCCAACGAAGCCTTGGGCGGGTGCTGAGGATGCCCCAAAGGAGAGGCTGCTGCCCGATGTGCCCACTCCAGGCGCAGGGGTGTTCTGACCAAAGGTAGGGGTGGCGGTGCCTGGAATGAAGAGAGCAGAGAGCTGGCCAGTGAGCAGAGAGCGGAGGCAGGCGAGGAGCCGGGCAGGAGCCTGTGCTCCGCAAGGCACTTCCCACAGGACCCTCAGCCCCACTCCTGCTTCTGGGGCACTCCTCCATCAGCAGCTGAGCCGGACAACCAAGTCTTCATGCCTGGTGCCCCAGCTCAACCTGCTTCTCCCACCTGCTAATGGCCACGCCATGCCAGAGAAAAAAAAGCCCCCCTGCCCCGCAGCCACCTTGTGGGCCTCCTGACCATCGCTGCAGAGGGGAGTACTCTGGGGCCCCCGCCTTCTAGCGTACCCGGGTTGGCTACCTCCTCTGTTCAGGCCTTTTCCCCCTAGCCACTGTCTCCTCCCCTCTGAAGCCTGGTTTGTCCACCCCTCATCTTTTGTGATGCCCCATGGTACCTTCCCTTCCCCGGCCTTGCCCTGACTGGCTCTGGCTGCCTGCCCGATGCCCTCTCTGGCAGCCCCTCTGCAGGGAAGGCTGCTCTCAGGGCTTGGCCCCCGGCCCGGGCAAGGGGAGGCTCCCTGTGCTCCCACGCTGCTTCCACActgtttctcttccttccctaaaTACCGTAAAACTCAAGTTCAGATCACTTTAATCTGCCATGTCCTCATGTCACCTGTCAACTGCCAGCTCACTCCCTGATTCACAGAGGAcccctggctcactggcttcctccCCATCACCACTCATGGTGACTTCGCCCTGTGGGGCTGACTGATGGTCCTCTCAGCCCCTCGACCCTGCCACCCCCATGACCTCCTCTCCCCGACCCCTGCCACCACTCCTGCATCCACACTGTCACCACAACTGCTCCGGCTCCCCAATCTCCTGCAGGCACCACCCCTCCTGCAGCTGACTTTACCCACTCTCCACTCCTGCAGCCACACTGTCACCACAACTGCTCCGGCTCCCCAATCTCCTGCAGGCACCACCCCTCCTGCAGCTGACTTTACCCGCTCTCCACTCCTGCAGCCACACTGTCACCACAACTGCTCCGGCTCCCCAATCTCCTGCAGGCACCACCCCTCCTGCAGCTGACTTTACCCGCTCTCCACTCCTGCACCCCCTGAGCTGCATCGGGGCACTGACCTGCTGCCCCTCCTGCTGTGCTTGCTGGGGTCTCCATGGCCGGGTGGCACCAGCTGTCCACTGACCTTAGGTCTACACCCACAGTGTCGCTGGGAAACGCATGCCATGCAAACTGGCCTCACTTTAACTTCACAATCACAATTTGCCAGCCCACAAACTGCCTGGAAACTGATTACACTTTTTAGTATGATGTTCCTTTCCCCCACTGTCGAAAATGACTATTTCAAAAGACCCCTTTTTTATACACTTTATCCCGACTCTCTCTCCCAGATTTTCTTCCTACTTCACGAAGAAAACAGAAGCCATGGGATCTACGTTCATCTTCCACACGGGAGGAACTGTCACTGCATCCTTCTGCCTGATTCTGCAATGGTTTTCCTGAACACTTAAGACCCAAACACCCAACCCTGGCCACAAACAATCCTCGCCTCTTGGCGTCCTTCCACACCACTGCTTCAGCTCCTGCCCTCCTGCTATGCTTGTCTTTGTTCTGCTCTTCAATGTACCAAACACGTTtctgcctctgggcctttgcatgCGCCATCCTGGGCCTGAAAGGCATGTCCACTTGTGCtgtacccacccccaccccacccctataCTCAGCTTacgtttgtttttttgagacagagtcttgctctgtcacccaggccggagtacagtggcatgatcttggctcactgcaacctccacctcctgggttgaaacattcttgtgcctcagcctcccgagtagctgggattacaggtgggtaccaccacacccggctaattttttggtatttttagtagagacagggtttccccaagttgcccaggctggtcttgaactcctggcctcaagtgatccacactccttggcctcccaaaatattgggattacaagcgtgagccactatgcccaacctTCAGCTTACAATTGTTAATTACTCAGAAGGCCTTCTTTGACCAGTTAAATCCACAATGGCTCCTCCAGTCATTACTACATTAGCACAACATGTATCGTGCCCTGGCATTTCACTGAGTTCTACATTCAGTGCCTGTCTCTTCACTGCCACAGCATAAGCTCCCTGAGAACTCCGGCCCGGCAGCCCAAGTCCATGCCCCTCCTTACCTCCAAACACAGGTTTGCTCTCAGGCGTGCTGCCCATGTTGAAGGCAAATGGTGTGCTCTGGCCGGTGGTGCCCAGGGCGTTCTGACCTAAGCCTCCCGTGAAGGGGATGGAGGTGGCTGTGCTCCCACTTTGTCCTGCTCCAAAGCTGAACGCTCCGGTGGTGGTGCTGGAGCCTGGGGTGGCCACATTGATCCCAAAGCTCCCACTACCAGCGGGGGCTGCCGAACCCCCAAACGTGAAGGGTGATGGTGTTGTGCTGCCGAACACCAAGCTGCTGCTCCCGCTGCTGGCGATCTGGGTGGTGGCTCCAAAGCCGGAGCTGGTGGCTGCACCAAAGGAGAAGACAGCAGTGGAGCCGCCAAAGGCAGGCTGTGAGCTGGCGGAAGTGCCGAAGGCCGAAGCCGTGGCTTTCAACCCAAACGCCGAGTGCGTGGCACCGC
This window of the Pongo abelii isolate AG06213 chromosome 6, NHGRI_mPonAbe1-v2.0_pri, whole genome shotgun sequence genome carries:
- the NSUN5 gene encoding 28S rRNA (cytosine-C(5))-methyltransferase isoform X2, with amino-acid sequence MGLYAAAAGVLAGVESRQGSIKGLVYSSNFQNVKQLYALVCETQRYSAVLDAVIASAGLLRAEKKLRPHLAKVLVYELLLGKGFRGGGGRWKALLGRHQARLKAELARLKVHRGVSRNEDLLEVGSRPGPASQLPRFVRVNTLKTCSDDVVDYFKRQGFSYQGRASSLDDFRALKGKHFLLDPLMPELLVFPAQTDLHEHPLYRAGHLILQDRASCLPAMLLDPPPGSHVIDACAAPGNKTSHLAALLKNQGKIFAFDLDAKRLASMATLLARAGVSCCELAEEDFLAVSPSDPRYHEVHYILLDPSCSGSGMPSRQLEEPGAGTPSPARLHALAGFQQRALCHALTFPSLQRLVYSTCSLCREENEDVVRDALQQNPGAFRLAPALPAWPHRGLSTFPGAEHCLRASPETTLSGGFFVAVIERVEVPSLTGQSISTRMHTQPSPKEKEETAKSRSWCLHTALHIAEALG
- the NSUN5 gene encoding 28S rRNA (cytosine-C(5))-methyltransferase isoform X1, whose product is MGLYAAAAGVLAGVESRQGSIKGLVYSSNFQNVKQLYALVCETQRYSAVLDAVIASAGLLRAEKKLRPHLAKVLVYELLLGKGFRGGGGRWKALLGRHQARLKAELARLKVHRGVSRNEDLLEVGSRPGPASQLPRFVRVNTLKTCSDDVVDYFKRQGFSYQGRASSLDDFRALKGKHFLLDPLMPELLVFPAQTDLHEHPLYRAGHLILQDRASCLPAMLLDPPPGSHVIDACAAPGNKTSHLAALLKNQGKIFAFDLDAKRLASMATLLARAGVSCCELAEEDFLAVSPSDPRYHEVHYILLDPSCSGSGMPSRQLEEPGAGTPSPARLHALAGFQQRALCHALTFPSLQRLVYSTCSLCREENEDVVRDALQQNPGAFRLAPALPAWPHRGLSTFPGAEHCLRASPETTLSGGFFVAVIERVEVPSSASQAKASAPECTPSPAPKRKKRQQKAAAGACTPPCT